A region from the Chanodichthys erythropterus isolate Z2021 chromosome 5, ASM2448905v1, whole genome shotgun sequence genome encodes:
- the npm3 gene encoding nucleoplasmin-3, producing MSFLEDETSDSGVDSRSRLESYVFSCELSSEVPFYTFQADEDEDVEHFLELRTICLGDGAKEENNLVEVTAMNHQGKKTSVPVANLNISCLPMVSLGEFELMAPVTLRLKSGSGPVTVSGLHLVATENEESEISDEDEDDDDDDDDDVSEEEMPSVKPAKKKQKV from the exons ATGTCGTTTTTGGAGGACGAAACATCAGACAGCGGGGTGGACTCACGCTCGCGCCTGGAAAGCTATGTGTTCA GCTGCGAGTTGTCTTCTGAAGTTCCATTTTACACATTTCAAgcagatgaagatgaagatgtgGAACATTTTCTGGAGCTCAGGACG ATTTGTCTGGGTGACGGTGCCAAAGAGGAGAATAACCTTGTGGAAGTGACCGCTATGAATCACCaaggaaagaaaacatcagtgCCCGTAGCTAATCTCAACATTTCCTGCCTGCCTATG GTAAGCCTTGGGGAGTTTGAGTTGATGGCTCCTGTCACACTGCGCCTGAAATCTGGATCTGGACCAGTGACTGTCAGTGGGCTTCATTTAGTTG CCACAGAGAATGAAGAGTCTGAAATAtcagatgaagatgaagatgatgatgatgatgatgatgatgatgttagTGAGGAGGAAATGCCCTCAGTCAAACCAGCCAAGAAAAAGCAGAAGGTTTAA